One Salvia splendens isolate huo1 chromosome 12, SspV2, whole genome shotgun sequence genomic window carries:
- the LOC121759347 gene encoding pentatricopeptide repeat-containing protein At2g01860, translated as MESLICYTSPYPFHRSNRFLPVAAFASAKKPKHRKRLQLPKNLRHRRHTEAPPDFHPVIHRVEDSDCEENDRIDDGDRDVSWESDELEAISSLFQGRVPQKPGNLSRQRPLPLPLPHKIRPLGVPTSKKLIRTHVALSRQPVSNQIYKNPAFLISLAREIKSLQSDDNVSLVLNQWSRLLRKGSLSLTVRELGHMGLPNRALHVLCWAQNQPHLFPDDRILASTVEVMARAHDLKMPFELDGFLNLSSQSVYEAVVRGLVRGGNTRLACRLLSAAESRKRVLSPSVYAKVILELGKCPDRRMLALPLLEELAKRDDLALSQQDCTAVMKVCARLGKFDVVEALYDWVKSSGRIIPGVVMYTALIHSRFLEGRYRDAMAVVWEMEASNCPVDLPAYRVLLRLFVASGDVSRAGRYFAKLKECGFTPTFDIYRGVIEVFMADGRLAKCKEICREAEMAGFKIDLDKLM; from the coding sequence ATGGAGAGCTTAATCTGCTACACGTCTCCATATCCCTTCCACCGCAGCAACAGATTCTTACCCGTAGCAGCATTCGCATCCGCCAAAAAACCCAAGCACCGCAAAAGGCTGCAGCTTCCCAAGAATctccgccaccgccgccacaCCGAGGCTCCGCCCGACTTCCACCCTGTGATTCACCGCGTCGAGGATTCCGATTGTGAGGAAAACGACAGAATTGATGACGGTGATAGAGATGTATCGTGGGAATCGGATGAACTCGAAGCCATTTCATCCCTTTTCCAAGGGAGAGTTCCTCAGAAGCCCGGGAATTTGAGCCGGCAACGGCCTCTTCCGCTTCCTCTTCCTCACAAGATCCGACCTTTGGGAGTTCCCACTTCCAAGAAACTGATCAGGACTCATGTTGCTCTGTCGAGGCAGCCGGTGTCTAATCAAATTTACAAGAATCCGGCTTTCTTGATCAGCTTAGCTAGGGAGATCAAGAGCCTCCAATCTGATGATAACGTGTCCTTAGTTCTCAACCAATGGAGCCGGCTTCTCCGGAAAGGATCGCTGTCGCTGACGGTGAGGGAGCTCGGGCATATGGGGCTCCCGAACCGCGCGTTGCACGTGCTCTGCTGGGCTCAAAACCAGCCCCATCTGTTCCCCGATGACCGGATCCTTGCTTCCACGGTTGAGGTCATGGCGAGGGCGCACGACTTGAAGATGCCGTTCGAGTTGGACGGCTTCCTCAACTTATCGAGCCAGAGCGTGTACGAGGCGGTCGTGAGGGGGCTCGTGAGAGGAGGGAACACGCGCCTCGCCTGCAGGCTTCTCTCAGCTGCTGAGAGTCGGAAAAGAGTGCTGAGCCCGAGCGTGTACGCGAAAGTGATTCTTGAACTTGGGAAGTGCCCGGATAGGAGGATGCTCGCGCTGCCGCTGCTGGAGGAGCTCGCGAAGAGGGACGATCTCGCGCTGAGCCAGCAGGACTGCACGGCCGTCATGAAGGTGTGTGCGAGGCTGGGGAAGTTCGACGTTGTGGAGGCGCTGTACGACTGGGTGAAGAGCTCGGGTAGGATCATCCCCGGTGTGGTGATGTACACGGCTCTGATCCACAGCCGGTTTCTCGAGGGGAGGTACAGGGATGCGATGGCGGTTGTGTGGGAAATGGAGGCTTCGAATTGCCCGGTTGATCTCCCGGCATATCGCGTGCTGCTGAGGCTTTTCGTTGCCTCGGGCGACGTGTCGAGGGCCGGTAGGTACTTTGCTAAGCTGAAGGAGTGTGGTTTTACTCCGACTTTtgatatatataggggagtgatTGAGGTGTTTATGGCTGATGGGAGGCTTGCAAAGTGCAAGGAAATATGCCGTGAGGCTGAGATGGCTGGATTCAAGATAGATCTTGACAAATTGATGTAG
- the LOC121759026 gene encoding probable LRR receptor-like serine/threonine-protein kinase At1g07650 isoform X2 encodes MERTLRLVFMSSFCLIFLAIPALAAALPRQKLIQDEVEALEEIGRKLGKRDWDFSKDPCGGEGNWTANDGLGVENFVTCDCSFDHNTTCRVVRMSLDGQNLTGVVPPEFTRLRYLKSLDLSRNCLSGSIPLQWENMSLAELFLMANRLSGPFPVVITRITTLVNLSLEGNQFYGPIPSEIGRLVNVQRLALSSNAFTGNLPLGLARMTKLVDLWLSDNNFTGKIPDFISHWKHIEKIFMIGCSLQGPIPSSISTLTNLTDLRITDLRGEQSPFPLIRNMKSITVLILRNCLIRGEIPEFLGNMATLKTLDLSFNNLTGVIPASFEHLAKVDFMYLTGNRLTGQVPKWILSRNKDVDFSFNNFTLDNSSPTECPRGSVNLVESYSSAATQFGGVQSCLKQNFPCQNPIQQQYYSLHINCGGQETTTNDKTKFEADLEARGATTFYSRENWALSSTGDFMDDAFESDTYIMATNSYALHNLTGPVSELYSTARVSPLSLTYYGLCLMNGNYTVKLHFAEIVFTNDSTFTSLGRRFFDVYLQENLVLKDFNIAADAGGTGKPIIKTFTAVVKNNTLKIHLYWAGKGTQGIPDRGNYGPLISAISVDPDFRPPVRHKKVSSVMMGGMIAVAVSLLLLVVVILHKKCFLGRKISTYKELRGIDLQTGLFTLRQIKAATGDLDPANKIGEGGFGPVYKGLLSDGTIIAVKQLSSKSKQGTREFVNEIGLITAFQHPNLVKLYGCCVEGNQLMLVYEYLENNSLSRALFGNQTTEKLKLDWPQRMKICLGIAKGLAYLHEESRLKVVHRDIKTSNVLLDKDLNAKISDFGLAKLHEDDHTHISTRVAGTIGYMAPEYAMRGHLTNKADVYSFGVVALEIASGKSNTNYMPKANVLHERGSVLELVDPELGHDYSSEEATVMLNVALMCTNAAPSLRPTMSEVVSMLEGRSAVRGPISDVGSSSGDSKFRAIRKHFWESHSLTASSGVGSDSFLEKLDSEENYILQTNGQNNNSSNI; translated from the exons ATGGAAAGAACATTGAGGTTAGTGTTCATGTCTTCATTTTGCTTGATTTTCCTTGCAATTCCCGCTTTAGCAGCTGCATTGCCAAGACAGAAGCTCATCCAAGATGAAG TGGAAGCACTGGAAGAGATAGGGAGAAAGTTGGGGAAGAGAGATTGGGATTTCAGCAAGGATCCCTGTGGTGGAGAAGGGAATTGGACTGCCAATGATGGATTAGGCGTTGAGAATTTTGTCACTTGCGATTGCTCTTTCGATCACAATACTACTTGCCGTGTTGTTAGAAT GTCATTGGATGGACAGAATCTAACAGGAGTAGTTCCACCGGAATTTACCAGGCTTCGCTACCTTAAAAGTTT GGATCTTAGTCGCAATTGCCTAAGCGGCTCTATACCTCTTCAGTGGGAAAATATGAGCTTGGCTGAACT GTTTTTAATGGCCAACAGATTGTCTGGTCCATTTCCAGTTGTCATTACCAGAATTACCACTCTCGTAAACCT GAGTCTTGAAGGGAACCAATTTTATGGGCCCATTCCTTCGGAAATTGGACGCTTAGTCAATGTGCAGAGACT TGCTCTATCATCAAATGCATTTACAGGAAACCTACCCCTCGGATTAGCCAGGATGACAAAGCTAGTTGATTT GTGGCTAAGTGACAACAACTTCACAGGAAAGATACCAGATTTTATCAGTCACTGGAAGCATATTGAAAAAAT ATTCATGATAGGTTGCTCCCTTCAGGGACCAATCCCTTCTTCTATTTCTACTCTTACAAACTTAACCGACTT GAGGATCACTGATTTGAGAGGTGAACAGTCTCCTTTTCCTCTCATAAGAAATATGAAGTCCATCACAGTGCT GATACTGCGAAACTGCTTAATACGGGGTGAGATCCCTGAGTTTCTGGGAAACATGGCAACGTTGAAGACTTT GGACCTTAGTTTTAATAATTTGACCGGGGTTATTCCAGCGTCGTTCGAGCATCTTGCAAAAGTTGATTTTAT GTATTTGACTGGAAATAGACTTACCGGACAAGTTCCTAAGTGGATTTTATCACGAAACAAAGACGT AGACTTTTCTTTTAACAATTTCACATTGGACAACTCTTCGCCGACTGAATGCCCACGAGGGAGTGT AAACCTTGTCGAGAGCTACTCCTCAGCAGCTACTCAGTT TGGTGGAGTTCAATCATGCTTGAAGCAAAATTTTCCATGCCAGAATCCAATACAACAGC AATACTATTCACTACACATTAACTGCGGCGGCCAAGAAACAACTACCAACGATAAGACAAAATTCGAAGCTGATTTAGAAGCCAGAGGTGCAACAACGTTTTATTCGAGGGAGAATTGGGCTCTTAGCAGCACAGGGGATTTCATGGACGACGCTTTTGAATCCGATACATACATTATGGCCACCAATAGTTATGCTCTACATAATTTAACCGGCCCTGTATCAGAGCTCTATAGCACAGCTCGTgtgtctcctctctctctcacctaCTACGGTCTTTGCCTCATGAACGGAAACTACACGGTGAAACTTCACTTTGCTGAAATTGTGTTCACAAACGACAGTACATTTACCAGCCTTGGCAGGCGATTCTTTGATGTCTATTTGCAG GAAAACTTGGTGTTGAAGGATTTCAACATTGCAGCTGATGCCGGTGGGACTGGAAAACCCATTATAAAGACTTTCACTGCAGTAGTTAAAAACAATACGCTGAAGATCCATCTGTACTGGGCCGGAAAAGGAACCCAAGGCATCCCAGACAGAGGAAATTACGGTCCTCTGATATCAGCTATATCAGTAGATCCTG ATTTCAGGCCTCCTGTTCGCCACAAGAAAGTTAGCTCGGTTATGATGGGTGGGATGATAGCTGTAGCAGTTTCCCTTCTACTTCTCGTTGTCGTGATCTTGCATAAGAAATGCTTCCTTGGAAGAAAAATCTCTACTTATAAAG AGCTTAGAGGCATTGATCTACAAACAGGTCTATTCACGTTAAGACAGATCAAGGCTGCGACTGGGGACCTCGATCCAGCTAACAAGATTGGCGAGGGTGGTTTTGGTCCTGTTTACAAG GGTCTATTATCAGATGGAACCATTATAGCGGTGAAGCAGCTCTCGTCTAAGTCTAAACAGGGAACACGCGAATTTGTCAATGAAATCGGATTGATTACTGCATTTCAACACCCTAACCTTGTAAAGCTCTATGGATGTTGTGTTGAAGGAAATCAGTTAATGCTGGTGTATGAATATCTGGAAAATAATAGTCTCTCACGCGCCCTTTTCG GGAATCAAACAACGGAAAAACTGAAGTTAGACTGGCCTCAGAGAATGAAGATCTGCCTCGGCATAGCTAAGGGATTAGCATACCTTCACGAGGAGTCGAGGCTGAAAGTAGTCCACAGAGACATCAAGACTAGCAACGTTCTACTTGACAAAGATCTGAACGCAAAAATATCCGATTTTGGCCTTGCAAAGCTTCATGAGGATGATCACACACATATTAGTACAAGAGTTGCTGGAACTAT AGGGTATATGGCTCCAGAATACGCAATGCGCGGTCACCTGACAAACAAAGCAGACGTGTACAGCTTTGGCGTCGTTGCCTTAGAAATAGCCAGCGGCAAAAGCAACACAAACTACATGCCAAAG GCCAATGTTTTGCACGAGAGAGGTAGCGTGTTGGAGCTCGTTGATCCGGAGTTGGGGCATGACTACTCGTCCGAAGAGGCTACGGTGATGCTGAACGTGGCCCTTATGTGCACAAATGCAGCCCCGAGCCTGAGGCCAACGATGTCTGAGGTGGTGAGTATGCTTGAAGGAAGGAGTGCTGTTCGGGGTCCAATCTCGGATGTCGGGTCGTCGAGTGGCGATTCGAAGTTCCGGGCCATAAGAAAACACTTCTGGGAGAGCCATAGTTTGACAGCAAGTAGTGGTGTGGGTTCTGATTCATTCTTGGAAAAATTAGACAGTGAAGAGAATTATATTCTTCAAACAAATGGGCAGAACAACAATAGTTCGAATATTTGa
- the LOC121759026 gene encoding probable LRR receptor-like serine/threonine-protein kinase At1g07650 isoform X3 has product MSLDGQNLTGVVPPEFTRLRYLKSLDLSRNCLSGSIPLQWENMSLAELFLMANRLSGPFPVVITRITTLVNLSLEGNQFYGPIPSEIGRLVNVQRLALSSNAFTGNLPLGLARMTKLVDLWLSDNNFTGKIPDFISHWKHIEKIFMIGCSLQGPIPSSISTLTNLTDLRITDLRGEQSPFPLIRNMKSITVLILRNCLIRGEIPEFLGNMATLKTLDLSFNNLTGVIPASFEHLAKVDFMYLTGNRLTGQVPKWILSRNKDVDFSFNNFTLDNSSPTECPRGSVNLVESYSSAATQFGGVQSCLKQNFPCQNPIQQQYYSLHINCGGQETTTNDKTKFEADLEARGATTFYSRENWALSSTGDFMDDAFESDTYIMATNSYALHNLTGPVSELYSTARVSPLSLTYYGLCLMNGNYTVKLHFAEIVFTNDSTFTSLGRRFFDVYLQENLVLKDFNIAADAGGTGKPIIKTFTAVVKNNTLKIHLYWAGKGTQGIPDRGNYGPLISAISVDPDFRPPVRHKKVSSVMMGGMIAVAVSLLLLVVVILHKKCFLGRKISTYKELRGIDLQTGLFTLRQIKAATGDLDPANKIGEGGFGPVYKGLLSDGTIIAVKQLSSKSKQGTREFVNEIGLITAFQHPNLVKLYGCCVEGNQLMLVYEYLENNSLSRALFGNQTTEKLKLDWPQRMKICLGIAKGLAYLHEESRLKVVHRDIKTSNVLLDKDLNAKISDFGLAKLHEDDHTHISTRVAGTIGYMAPEYAMRGHLTNKADVYSFGVVALEIASGKSNTNYMPKEDSVYLLDLANVLHERGSVLELVDPELGHDYSSEEATVMLNVALMCTNAAPSLRPTMSEVVSMLEGRSAVRGPISDVGSSSGDSKFRAIRKHFWESHSLTASSGVGSDSFLEKLDSEENYILQTNGQNNNSSNI; this is encoded by the exons AT GTCATTGGATGGACAGAATCTAACAGGAGTAGTTCCACCGGAATTTACCAGGCTTCGCTACCTTAAAAGTTT GGATCTTAGTCGCAATTGCCTAAGCGGCTCTATACCTCTTCAGTGGGAAAATATGAGCTTGGCTGAACT GTTTTTAATGGCCAACAGATTGTCTGGTCCATTTCCAGTTGTCATTACCAGAATTACCACTCTCGTAAACCT GAGTCTTGAAGGGAACCAATTTTATGGGCCCATTCCTTCGGAAATTGGACGCTTAGTCAATGTGCAGAGACT TGCTCTATCATCAAATGCATTTACAGGAAACCTACCCCTCGGATTAGCCAGGATGACAAAGCTAGTTGATTT GTGGCTAAGTGACAACAACTTCACAGGAAAGATACCAGATTTTATCAGTCACTGGAAGCATATTGAAAAAAT ATTCATGATAGGTTGCTCCCTTCAGGGACCAATCCCTTCTTCTATTTCTACTCTTACAAACTTAACCGACTT GAGGATCACTGATTTGAGAGGTGAACAGTCTCCTTTTCCTCTCATAAGAAATATGAAGTCCATCACAGTGCT GATACTGCGAAACTGCTTAATACGGGGTGAGATCCCTGAGTTTCTGGGAAACATGGCAACGTTGAAGACTTT GGACCTTAGTTTTAATAATTTGACCGGGGTTATTCCAGCGTCGTTCGAGCATCTTGCAAAAGTTGATTTTAT GTATTTGACTGGAAATAGACTTACCGGACAAGTTCCTAAGTGGATTTTATCACGAAACAAAGACGT AGACTTTTCTTTTAACAATTTCACATTGGACAACTCTTCGCCGACTGAATGCCCACGAGGGAGTGT AAACCTTGTCGAGAGCTACTCCTCAGCAGCTACTCAGTT TGGTGGAGTTCAATCATGCTTGAAGCAAAATTTTCCATGCCAGAATCCAATACAACAGC AATACTATTCACTACACATTAACTGCGGCGGCCAAGAAACAACTACCAACGATAAGACAAAATTCGAAGCTGATTTAGAAGCCAGAGGTGCAACAACGTTTTATTCGAGGGAGAATTGGGCTCTTAGCAGCACAGGGGATTTCATGGACGACGCTTTTGAATCCGATACATACATTATGGCCACCAATAGTTATGCTCTACATAATTTAACCGGCCCTGTATCAGAGCTCTATAGCACAGCTCGTgtgtctcctctctctctcacctaCTACGGTCTTTGCCTCATGAACGGAAACTACACGGTGAAACTTCACTTTGCTGAAATTGTGTTCACAAACGACAGTACATTTACCAGCCTTGGCAGGCGATTCTTTGATGTCTATTTGCAG GAAAACTTGGTGTTGAAGGATTTCAACATTGCAGCTGATGCCGGTGGGACTGGAAAACCCATTATAAAGACTTTCACTGCAGTAGTTAAAAACAATACGCTGAAGATCCATCTGTACTGGGCCGGAAAAGGAACCCAAGGCATCCCAGACAGAGGAAATTACGGTCCTCTGATATCAGCTATATCAGTAGATCCTG ATTTCAGGCCTCCTGTTCGCCACAAGAAAGTTAGCTCGGTTATGATGGGTGGGATGATAGCTGTAGCAGTTTCCCTTCTACTTCTCGTTGTCGTGATCTTGCATAAGAAATGCTTCCTTGGAAGAAAAATCTCTACTTATAAAG AGCTTAGAGGCATTGATCTACAAACAGGTCTATTCACGTTAAGACAGATCAAGGCTGCGACTGGGGACCTCGATCCAGCTAACAAGATTGGCGAGGGTGGTTTTGGTCCTGTTTACAAG GGTCTATTATCAGATGGAACCATTATAGCGGTGAAGCAGCTCTCGTCTAAGTCTAAACAGGGAACACGCGAATTTGTCAATGAAATCGGATTGATTACTGCATTTCAACACCCTAACCTTGTAAAGCTCTATGGATGTTGTGTTGAAGGAAATCAGTTAATGCTGGTGTATGAATATCTGGAAAATAATAGTCTCTCACGCGCCCTTTTCG GGAATCAAACAACGGAAAAACTGAAGTTAGACTGGCCTCAGAGAATGAAGATCTGCCTCGGCATAGCTAAGGGATTAGCATACCTTCACGAGGAGTCGAGGCTGAAAGTAGTCCACAGAGACATCAAGACTAGCAACGTTCTACTTGACAAAGATCTGAACGCAAAAATATCCGATTTTGGCCTTGCAAAGCTTCATGAGGATGATCACACACATATTAGTACAAGAGTTGCTGGAACTAT AGGGTATATGGCTCCAGAATACGCAATGCGCGGTCACCTGACAAACAAAGCAGACGTGTACAGCTTTGGCGTCGTTGCCTTAGAAATAGCCAGCGGCAAAAGCAACACAAACTACATGCCAAAGGAAGACTCTGTTTATCTTCTTGACTTG GCCAATGTTTTGCACGAGAGAGGTAGCGTGTTGGAGCTCGTTGATCCGGAGTTGGGGCATGACTACTCGTCCGAAGAGGCTACGGTGATGCTGAACGTGGCCCTTATGTGCACAAATGCAGCCCCGAGCCTGAGGCCAACGATGTCTGAGGTGGTGAGTATGCTTGAAGGAAGGAGTGCTGTTCGGGGTCCAATCTCGGATGTCGGGTCGTCGAGTGGCGATTCGAAGTTCCGGGCCATAAGAAAACACTTCTGGGAGAGCCATAGTTTGACAGCAAGTAGTGGTGTGGGTTCTGATTCATTCTTGGAAAAATTAGACAGTGAAGAGAATTATATTCTTCAAACAAATGGGCAGAACAACAATAGTTCGAATATTTGa
- the LOC121759026 gene encoding probable LRR receptor-like serine/threonine-protein kinase At1g07650 isoform X1, with translation MERTLRLVFMSSFCLIFLAIPALAAALPRQKLIQDEVEALEEIGRKLGKRDWDFSKDPCGGEGNWTANDGLGVENFVTCDCSFDHNTTCRVVRMSLDGQNLTGVVPPEFTRLRYLKSLDLSRNCLSGSIPLQWENMSLAELFLMANRLSGPFPVVITRITTLVNLSLEGNQFYGPIPSEIGRLVNVQRLALSSNAFTGNLPLGLARMTKLVDLWLSDNNFTGKIPDFISHWKHIEKIFMIGCSLQGPIPSSISTLTNLTDLRITDLRGEQSPFPLIRNMKSITVLILRNCLIRGEIPEFLGNMATLKTLDLSFNNLTGVIPASFEHLAKVDFMYLTGNRLTGQVPKWILSRNKDVDFSFNNFTLDNSSPTECPRGSVNLVESYSSAATQFGGVQSCLKQNFPCQNPIQQQYYSLHINCGGQETTTNDKTKFEADLEARGATTFYSRENWALSSTGDFMDDAFESDTYIMATNSYALHNLTGPVSELYSTARVSPLSLTYYGLCLMNGNYTVKLHFAEIVFTNDSTFTSLGRRFFDVYLQENLVLKDFNIAADAGGTGKPIIKTFTAVVKNNTLKIHLYWAGKGTQGIPDRGNYGPLISAISVDPDFRPPVRHKKVSSVMMGGMIAVAVSLLLLVVVILHKKCFLGRKISTYKELRGIDLQTGLFTLRQIKAATGDLDPANKIGEGGFGPVYKGLLSDGTIIAVKQLSSKSKQGTREFVNEIGLITAFQHPNLVKLYGCCVEGNQLMLVYEYLENNSLSRALFGNQTTEKLKLDWPQRMKICLGIAKGLAYLHEESRLKVVHRDIKTSNVLLDKDLNAKISDFGLAKLHEDDHTHISTRVAGTIGYMAPEYAMRGHLTNKADVYSFGVVALEIASGKSNTNYMPKEDSVYLLDLANVLHERGSVLELVDPELGHDYSSEEATVMLNVALMCTNAAPSLRPTMSEVVSMLEGRSAVRGPISDVGSSSGDSKFRAIRKHFWESHSLTASSGVGSDSFLEKLDSEENYILQTNGQNNNSSNI, from the exons ATGGAAAGAACATTGAGGTTAGTGTTCATGTCTTCATTTTGCTTGATTTTCCTTGCAATTCCCGCTTTAGCAGCTGCATTGCCAAGACAGAAGCTCATCCAAGATGAAG TGGAAGCACTGGAAGAGATAGGGAGAAAGTTGGGGAAGAGAGATTGGGATTTCAGCAAGGATCCCTGTGGTGGAGAAGGGAATTGGACTGCCAATGATGGATTAGGCGTTGAGAATTTTGTCACTTGCGATTGCTCTTTCGATCACAATACTACTTGCCGTGTTGTTAGAAT GTCATTGGATGGACAGAATCTAACAGGAGTAGTTCCACCGGAATTTACCAGGCTTCGCTACCTTAAAAGTTT GGATCTTAGTCGCAATTGCCTAAGCGGCTCTATACCTCTTCAGTGGGAAAATATGAGCTTGGCTGAACT GTTTTTAATGGCCAACAGATTGTCTGGTCCATTTCCAGTTGTCATTACCAGAATTACCACTCTCGTAAACCT GAGTCTTGAAGGGAACCAATTTTATGGGCCCATTCCTTCGGAAATTGGACGCTTAGTCAATGTGCAGAGACT TGCTCTATCATCAAATGCATTTACAGGAAACCTACCCCTCGGATTAGCCAGGATGACAAAGCTAGTTGATTT GTGGCTAAGTGACAACAACTTCACAGGAAAGATACCAGATTTTATCAGTCACTGGAAGCATATTGAAAAAAT ATTCATGATAGGTTGCTCCCTTCAGGGACCAATCCCTTCTTCTATTTCTACTCTTACAAACTTAACCGACTT GAGGATCACTGATTTGAGAGGTGAACAGTCTCCTTTTCCTCTCATAAGAAATATGAAGTCCATCACAGTGCT GATACTGCGAAACTGCTTAATACGGGGTGAGATCCCTGAGTTTCTGGGAAACATGGCAACGTTGAAGACTTT GGACCTTAGTTTTAATAATTTGACCGGGGTTATTCCAGCGTCGTTCGAGCATCTTGCAAAAGTTGATTTTAT GTATTTGACTGGAAATAGACTTACCGGACAAGTTCCTAAGTGGATTTTATCACGAAACAAAGACGT AGACTTTTCTTTTAACAATTTCACATTGGACAACTCTTCGCCGACTGAATGCCCACGAGGGAGTGT AAACCTTGTCGAGAGCTACTCCTCAGCAGCTACTCAGTT TGGTGGAGTTCAATCATGCTTGAAGCAAAATTTTCCATGCCAGAATCCAATACAACAGC AATACTATTCACTACACATTAACTGCGGCGGCCAAGAAACAACTACCAACGATAAGACAAAATTCGAAGCTGATTTAGAAGCCAGAGGTGCAACAACGTTTTATTCGAGGGAGAATTGGGCTCTTAGCAGCACAGGGGATTTCATGGACGACGCTTTTGAATCCGATACATACATTATGGCCACCAATAGTTATGCTCTACATAATTTAACCGGCCCTGTATCAGAGCTCTATAGCACAGCTCGTgtgtctcctctctctctcacctaCTACGGTCTTTGCCTCATGAACGGAAACTACACGGTGAAACTTCACTTTGCTGAAATTGTGTTCACAAACGACAGTACATTTACCAGCCTTGGCAGGCGATTCTTTGATGTCTATTTGCAG GAAAACTTGGTGTTGAAGGATTTCAACATTGCAGCTGATGCCGGTGGGACTGGAAAACCCATTATAAAGACTTTCACTGCAGTAGTTAAAAACAATACGCTGAAGATCCATCTGTACTGGGCCGGAAAAGGAACCCAAGGCATCCCAGACAGAGGAAATTACGGTCCTCTGATATCAGCTATATCAGTAGATCCTG ATTTCAGGCCTCCTGTTCGCCACAAGAAAGTTAGCTCGGTTATGATGGGTGGGATGATAGCTGTAGCAGTTTCCCTTCTACTTCTCGTTGTCGTGATCTTGCATAAGAAATGCTTCCTTGGAAGAAAAATCTCTACTTATAAAG AGCTTAGAGGCATTGATCTACAAACAGGTCTATTCACGTTAAGACAGATCAAGGCTGCGACTGGGGACCTCGATCCAGCTAACAAGATTGGCGAGGGTGGTTTTGGTCCTGTTTACAAG GGTCTATTATCAGATGGAACCATTATAGCGGTGAAGCAGCTCTCGTCTAAGTCTAAACAGGGAACACGCGAATTTGTCAATGAAATCGGATTGATTACTGCATTTCAACACCCTAACCTTGTAAAGCTCTATGGATGTTGTGTTGAAGGAAATCAGTTAATGCTGGTGTATGAATATCTGGAAAATAATAGTCTCTCACGCGCCCTTTTCG GGAATCAAACAACGGAAAAACTGAAGTTAGACTGGCCTCAGAGAATGAAGATCTGCCTCGGCATAGCTAAGGGATTAGCATACCTTCACGAGGAGTCGAGGCTGAAAGTAGTCCACAGAGACATCAAGACTAGCAACGTTCTACTTGACAAAGATCTGAACGCAAAAATATCCGATTTTGGCCTTGCAAAGCTTCATGAGGATGATCACACACATATTAGTACAAGAGTTGCTGGAACTAT AGGGTATATGGCTCCAGAATACGCAATGCGCGGTCACCTGACAAACAAAGCAGACGTGTACAGCTTTGGCGTCGTTGCCTTAGAAATAGCCAGCGGCAAAAGCAACACAAACTACATGCCAAAGGAAGACTCTGTTTATCTTCTTGACTTG GCCAATGTTTTGCACGAGAGAGGTAGCGTGTTGGAGCTCGTTGATCCGGAGTTGGGGCATGACTACTCGTCCGAAGAGGCTACGGTGATGCTGAACGTGGCCCTTATGTGCACAAATGCAGCCCCGAGCCTGAGGCCAACGATGTCTGAGGTGGTGAGTATGCTTGAAGGAAGGAGTGCTGTTCGGGGTCCAATCTCGGATGTCGGGTCGTCGAGTGGCGATTCGAAGTTCCGGGCCATAAGAAAACACTTCTGGGAGAGCCATAGTTTGACAGCAAGTAGTGGTGTGGGTTCTGATTCATTCTTGGAAAAATTAGACAGTGAAGAGAATTATATTCTTCAAACAAATGGGCAGAACAACAATAGTTCGAATATTTGa